A stretch of the Candidatus Jettenia sp. AMX2 genome encodes the following:
- a CDS encoding Ig-like domain-containing protein produces MMHTALHKKKKRPKPFFQNSSGVIMFLVLAVFVLTVNGFVHGETEMNGVITGNMTPVANDDRAITNENTPVNIDVVANDTDSESTIDLTTVEIINNPASGFVVSNSDGTVTYTPDAGFEGTDSFTYTVLNNAGLESNEATVMVTVVSGIHVFTAYNDLFWSEGQVDTGITLYTTGQSGLLKDYFTGTEVPVALTVAGGYIGSYKIPAQGSNANSSTDAYTVFNGVVDSEGLISYSGPNLTFAFTGLDPGLDYEFVLFGNRNHASYTNRVTITTISDVVSFTNASTPGAVFSGVTDPSVAIVNGYNTINGYVARFTNINPGADGEMVITVSSPTGQFYANALMLRATQAYDTALPRVNATNPVLNATGVPVNSAIQVTFSKPMDAGSITGFTFLVNDGIYPIGGQVFYYPGSMTAIFVPANLLSYDTNYTATITTGVRDVIGNAIPADYTWSFTTEDMFDTTPPAVNKINPDRNAARVSVHNKEIAASFTKPMDAGSITWSTFLVSDRNGILLDGDIKYRADDRTAIFTPLNPLSYGMNYTVIITTGVRDVSGNAMTAYYAWSFTTAIDEYPWVAEAWYPFDEGTGIIAGDSSGNNRHGTILGATWTTGKTGGALHFDGKGYVTIPRMNYDEISVSAWFRKNASGNNVIFGGYRWDADEQCREGFDLLFHTDMPDLLRFVVVTRNASGIKTTKQAFKDFGDSNGNWYHVVGTYNKTTGEQKLYIDGQLVNTQTHPPGNVIVPLTDRHYMAIGTRYSNWGLFNGSIDDVRIYKHALNDGEVRALLSKKEQIREGDAWRYFAGDLPPAGWNQSGFDDSILQSGPSGFGYGRERNKTTLGDMQGNYLTVHVRRAFFVDNPFAVTNMTLSIDCDGPFIVYLNGIEILRNESGLPGEFFDISGFADELFPGENLLAVEGWNDDINSDSFSFIPAFELTERLDK; encoded by the coding sequence ATGATGCATACTGCCCTTCATAAAAAAAAGAAGCGACCGAAACCGTTTTTCCAAAATTCCTCAGGCGTTATTATGTTCCTTGTCCTGGCTGTATTTGTCCTGACTGTTAATGGATTTGTTCATGGTGAAACAGAAATGAATGGCGTTATTACCGGCAACATGACACCTGTTGCCAACGATGACAGGGCCATAACGAATGAGAATACTCCGGTAAATATTGATGTTGTTGCCAATGATACGGACTCTGAGAGCACAATTGATCTAACCACGGTGGAGATCATAAACAATCCTGCCAGTGGTTTTGTGGTATCGAATTCTGACGGTACTGTGACCTATACGCCTGATGCAGGATTTGAGGGAACGGATAGTTTTACCTATACGGTGCTGAACAATGCAGGATTGGAATCGAATGAGGCAACCGTGATGGTAACGGTTGTTTCCGGGATACATGTGTTTACTGCATACAACGATCTTTTCTGGTCTGAAGGGCAGGTGGATACAGGGATCACGCTTTATACTACAGGGCAAAGCGGGCTGCTCAAGGATTACTTTACCGGTACGGAAGTCCCTGTTGCCCTGACGGTTGCCGGCGGATATATTGGCTCCTATAAAATACCTGCTCAAGGCAGTAACGCAAACAGCAGCACTGATGCGTATACCGTCTTTAACGGGGTTGTAGACAGTGAAGGACTTATCAGTTACAGCGGGCCAAATCTGACTTTTGCCTTTACCGGTCTGGATCCCGGTCTGGACTATGAATTTGTCCTTTTCGGGAACCGCAATCATGCCTCTTATACCAACCGGGTAACGATAACCACCATATCGGACGTTGTGTCCTTTACAAACGCAAGCACACCAGGCGCTGTTTTTTCCGGAGTAACGGATCCCTCGGTAGCGATAGTGAATGGCTATAATACCATCAATGGGTACGTTGCGCGTTTCACTAACATTAATCCCGGTGCGGATGGTGAGATGGTGATCACCGTTTCGTCTCCAACCGGCCAGTTTTATGCTAACGCATTAATGCTGAGGGCAACCCAGGCATACGACACAGCGCTTCCGAGGGTAAATGCAACAAATCCTGTCCTGAATGCAACCGGGGTGCCTGTAAATAGTGCAATACAGGTGACATTTTCAAAACCAATGGACGCAGGAAGTATAACAGGTTTTACGTTTCTGGTAAATGACGGGATCTATCCAATAGGGGGGCAAGTATTTTATTATCCTGGCAGTATGACTGCCATTTTTGTGCCTGCGAATCTCCTGTCATATGATACGAACTATACGGCAACAATAACTACCGGGGTAAGGGATGTAATAGGGAATGCGATACCTGCGGATTATACCTGGAGTTTTACTACAGAAGATATGTTTGATACGACGCCTCCGGCGGTGAACAAAATAAATCCCGACAGGAATGCGGCCAGGGTGTCCGTACATAATAAGGAGATAGCGGCGTCATTTACAAAACCGATGGACGCAGGCAGTATAACGTGGTCTACCTTTCTGGTAAGTGACAGGAACGGTATACTTCTGGATGGTGACATAAAATACAGGGCTGACGATAGGACGGCAATTTTTACACCGCTAAATCCTCTGTCATATGGTATGAACTATACGGTAATAATAACTACCGGGGTAAGGGATGTATCGGGGAATGCGATGACTGCGTATTATGCCTGGAGCTTTACGACTGCTATTGATGAGTATCCGTGGGTTGCCGAGGCCTGGTATCCATTTGATGAAGGGACGGGTATAATTGCAGGGGATTCTTCAGGGAATAACAGGCATGGTACAATTCTTGGCGCTACCTGGACAACAGGGAAAACCGGCGGTGCGTTACATTTTGACGGTAAAGGTTATGTAACAATTCCCCGTATGAATTACGACGAGATTTCAGTATCTGCGTGGTTCAGGAAAAACGCATCCGGAAACAATGTTATCTTTGGTGGATATAGATGGGATGCTGATGAGCAATGCCGGGAAGGATTTGACTTGCTTTTTCATACTGACATGCCTGATTTACTCCGGTTTGTGGTGGTCACAAGGAATGCAAGCGGGATAAAGACAACAAAGCAGGCGTTTAAGGATTTTGGCGATTCAAATGGAAACTGGTATCATGTTGTCGGTACCTACAACAAGACTACGGGGGAACAGAAGTTATATATAGACGGGCAGTTGGTGAATACCCAAACACATCCGCCGGGAAATGTGATAGTGCCGTTAACGGACCGGCATTATATGGCCATAGGAACAAGATATTCAAATTGGGGATTATTCAATGGAAGTATAGATGACGTTCGTATCTACAAGCATGCATTGAATGACGGAGAGGTGCGGGCATTATTATCCAAAAAAGAACAGATCAGGGAAGGGGATGCATGGCGCTATTTTGCAGGAGATCTTCCCCCTGCCGGATGGAACCAAAGCGGATTTGACGATAGTATCTTGCAAAGCGGTCCTTCAGGTTTTGGTTATGGACGTGAGAGGAACAAGACCACCCTCGGAGATATGCAGGGAAATTATTTAACTGTTCATGTACGCAGGGCTTTCTTTGTCGATAACCCATTTGCAGTTACCAATATGACGTTATCCATTGACTGTGACGGCCCGTTCATTGTGTATCTTAATGGCATAGAAATTCTTCGGAATGAATCGGGTTTACCGGGAGAATTTTTTGATATAAGTGGATTTGCAGACGAACTGTTTCCCGGAGAAAATCTCCTGGCAGTTGAAGGATGGAATGACGATATAAACAGTGACAGTTTTTCTTTTATACCAGCTTTTGAATTGACGGAAAGGCTGGACAAATAA